Proteins from one Vibrio coralliirubri genomic window:
- a CDS encoding sigma-54-dependent transcriptional regulator gives MPKLYFVDDEPAIRDSVEQAMLIEGIDIVCFPNAIEALKKIDTTQAGIVITDIHMPVMDGIQLTQKLLSQNPHFQVIVLTGHGDVQTAVSAMKAGAYDFLEKPFVVDALLTAVKKAADKLALVEENNLLRKELAMQNQVGPKLIGQSPSMQALRRELITLDTKTNPLLLFVGDLGTGKRVTAQYTHDLHSHQTAELCPIAAFNLPRSDEATFHQFILQLFLKHQGGTLYIHETEALTQDQWQWLANLKPTLLRENSCKTSATCIIIATTVVPTTITGELRRFNLLPLAQRTEDIGSLFKHFARGAASRYQLPPPVITEKEIQRLIATHWTENIRQLRQHAELRVLTQIKQPSLDNDANEQNELDMSIEEQQQSLNQRTDSFEQIILIEALHRHQGRLKEVQQELQVSRKTLYDKLRKHQLDKTDFKNR, from the coding sequence ATGCCTAAACTCTATTTTGTCGACGATGAACCCGCTATTCGAGACTCCGTAGAACAAGCCATGCTCATTGAAGGCATCGATATCGTCTGCTTTCCCAATGCTATTGAGGCATTAAAGAAAATAGATACCACGCAAGCCGGAATTGTCATCACCGATATTCACATGCCGGTGATGGATGGCATTCAATTAACGCAAAAATTACTGAGCCAAAACCCTCATTTTCAGGTCATCGTGCTTACCGGGCATGGTGATGTGCAAACCGCGGTGTCCGCGATGAAAGCCGGCGCTTACGATTTTCTGGAAAAGCCATTTGTGGTCGATGCCCTACTCACTGCCGTTAAAAAAGCCGCAGATAAACTCGCACTGGTTGAAGAAAACAACCTATTGCGCAAAGAGTTGGCAATGCAAAATCAGGTTGGCCCAAAACTGATTGGTCAATCTCCATCGATGCAGGCATTGCGCCGAGAATTGATCACCCTAGATACCAAAACCAACCCACTTCTATTGTTTGTTGGTGATTTAGGGACGGGGAAAAGGGTCACTGCACAATACACCCATGATTTACACAGTCATCAAACCGCAGAGCTTTGCCCTATCGCAGCATTTAATTTGCCACGCAGTGACGAAGCGACATTCCATCAGTTTATTTTGCAACTGTTCTTGAAGCATCAGGGTGGAACACTCTATATCCATGAAACAGAAGCATTAACTCAGGATCAATGGCAGTGGTTAGCGAACTTAAAACCCACCCTACTTCGTGAAAACTCATGCAAGACCAGTGCAACTTGTATCATTATCGCAACTACAGTAGTTCCTACTACAATTACAGGTGAACTGCGCCGATTCAATTTACTACCCTTGGCGCAAAGAACGGAAGATATTGGCTCTTTGTTCAAACACTTTGCTCGCGGTGCAGCCAGTCGCTATCAACTGCCGCCACCCGTCATTACAGAAAAAGAGATTCAGCGACTCATTGCAACGCATTGGACGGAGAACATTCGTCAGCTTCGCCAACATGCCGAACTCAGAGTGTTGACTCAAATTAAGCAGCCGTCGCTCGACAACGATGCTAATGAGCAAAATGAACTCGATATGAGCATTGAAGAGCAACAACAGTCGTTAAACCAACGCACCGATAGCTTTGAACAAATTATCTTGATTGAGGCGCTACATCGTCATCAAGGTCGTTTAAAAGAAGTACAACAAGAGCTGCAGGTATCGCGAAAAACACTGTATGACAAACTAAGAAAGCACCAGCTCGATAAAACGGATTTCAAGAACCGATAG
- a CDS encoding helix-turn-helix transcriptional regulator yields the protein MPLQRYKKLISLLYLCLRDKTLPDPLNSIHRSLFEQLPGCWGCKDTDSVFVYANLAYNQLIGLKPNETCTGLTDFDMPSQTTECAQDFRAQDKHVMDTRSTLKILDIHPYPDGRWHAHIFTKTPWLDDDDNVQGTIFYGQELTDTAILEVGHWVCQATGTKGDQASLAGSEPRVSKLQKRLTSRESEVLFLLLFGKKPQYIASTLNISIKTVEGHVARLKQKFDARSKSQLIEYALDSGLGSVIPETLLKKQISVVLHSD from the coding sequence TTGCCATTGCAGCGCTATAAGAAACTGATATCATTGCTATACCTCTGCTTACGAGATAAAACCTTGCCAGATCCACTCAACTCCATACATCGTTCTTTATTCGAACAACTTCCAGGCTGCTGGGGCTGCAAAGATACTGACTCGGTCTTCGTGTACGCCAACCTTGCTTACAACCAATTGATTGGCTTAAAACCCAATGAGACTTGTACAGGCTTGACCGACTTCGACATGCCCAGTCAAACCACGGAGTGCGCACAAGATTTCAGAGCTCAAGACAAACATGTGATGGATACACGCAGTACCCTTAAGATCCTCGATATTCACCCCTATCCAGACGGACGCTGGCACGCCCATATCTTTACCAAAACCCCTTGGCTTGATGATGACGACAACGTCCAAGGCACCATCTTCTATGGCCAAGAGCTTACCGATACCGCGATCTTAGAGGTCGGTCATTGGGTTTGTCAGGCCACAGGGACAAAAGGCGATCAGGCATCGCTTGCGGGGTCAGAGCCGCGCGTGTCTAAGCTGCAAAAGCGGCTGACTTCGAGAGAATCAGAGGTGCTGTTCTTACTGCTTTTCGGCAAGAAACCACAGTACATCGCGTCGACGTTAAACATTTCAATCAAAACGGTCGAAGGTCATGTCGCCAGATTGAAACAGAAGTTCGATGCACGCAGCAAAAGCCAATTGATTGAGTATGCATTGGATTCAGGATTGGGCTCAGTGATCCCAGAAACTCTGCTCAAAAAACAGATATCTGTTGTTCTACACAGTGATTGA
- a CDS encoding HlyD family type I secretion periplasmic adaptor subunit produces MSQKNFSKLNETELEYVDDKTAALLLNTPTSARIMLWVIVLFFIAAIGWSAWAEIDKVTVGQGKVIPSSQIQVVQNLEGGLVKEILVREGQRVQKGQQLLLIDDTRFRSDFREREQQVANLTANVLMLSASLTSVVIDEEFSVEEWKKSVLLDYGKLAFPPKFYEQQPQLVNRQKAEYRQDLNNLKNQLSVFDQQVEQKQQDLIEIKARVRNLKQSYQFARQELDITKPLADEGVVPRIELLKLQRQVNDTRREMTSSELKIPLLRSAIKEAMLSRIDAALNFRSEQQEKLNQAQDKLSAMTESAVGLEDRVNRTVVVSPVTGTVKTLGINTVGGVIQPGMDIVEIVPTEDSLLVEAKIAPQDIAFLRPELTAIVKFSAYDFTKYGGLEGVLEHISADTTQDEEGNSFYIVRVRTEKHNFGQNEELPIIPGMTASVDIITGKRTVLEYMLKPLLSAQNNALKE; encoded by the coding sequence ATGAGTCAGAAAAATTTCAGCAAATTGAACGAGACCGAGCTTGAGTATGTCGATGATAAAACAGCGGCACTGCTCCTCAATACGCCCACCAGTGCGCGTATTATGTTGTGGGTGATCGTTCTGTTTTTTATTGCTGCTATTGGGTGGTCTGCCTGGGCAGAGATCGACAAAGTTACCGTTGGCCAAGGCAAAGTCATCCCTTCCTCTCAGATCCAAGTGGTGCAAAACCTTGAGGGTGGTTTAGTCAAAGAGATCTTGGTTAGAGAAGGCCAACGCGTTCAAAAAGGTCAACAACTACTATTGATTGATGACACTCGCTTCCGCTCAGACTTCCGCGAACGTGAACAACAAGTTGCCAATTTAACCGCCAACGTATTGATGCTTTCAGCCTCATTAACCAGTGTTGTTATCGACGAAGAGTTTTCTGTAGAAGAGTGGAAAAAAAGTGTGTTGCTTGATTACGGCAAGCTCGCCTTCCCACCTAAGTTCTACGAACAACAACCTCAACTGGTTAATCGCCAAAAAGCAGAATATCGTCAAGATCTCAACAACCTAAAAAATCAACTTTCCGTTTTTGATCAACAAGTTGAACAGAAACAACAAGACCTTATCGAAATTAAAGCCCGTGTCCGAAACCTAAAACAGAGCTACCAGTTTGCTCGCCAAGAACTGGATATCACCAAGCCCCTCGCCGATGAAGGGGTAGTACCACGAATTGAATTACTTAAACTGCAAAGACAAGTGAACGACACTCGCCGAGAAATGACCTCAAGCGAGCTAAAAATCCCCCTGCTACGCTCAGCCATCAAAGAAGCGATGCTCAGCCGTATTGATGCCGCACTGAACTTCCGCTCCGAACAACAAGAAAAACTCAATCAAGCCCAAGATAAGCTCTCTGCAATGACCGAATCGGCCGTTGGCCTTGAAGACAGAGTAAACCGTACCGTGGTGGTTTCTCCTGTAACAGGCACCGTTAAAACATTGGGTATTAATACTGTCGGCGGTGTTATCCAGCCGGGTATGGACATCGTTGAGATTGTACCGACAGAAGACTCGCTATTGGTTGAAGCGAAAATCGCCCCGCAAGATATCGCTTTCCTACGCCCAGAATTGACTGCCATCGTTAAATTCAGTGCCTATGACTTCACTAAATACGGTGGTCTAGAAGGCGTGCTAGAGCACATCAGTGCCGATACCACTCAAGATGAAGAAGGCAATAGCTTCTATATCGTGCGCGTGCGTACCGAAAAACACAATTTTGGACAGAACGAAGAGTTGCCAATCATTCCAGGTATGACCGCCTCTGTCGATATCATCACGGGTAAAAGAACCGTGCTTGAGTACATGTTGAAGCCACTATTAAGCGCTCAAAACAATGCACTGAAAGAGTAA
- a CDS encoding sensor histidine kinase, which produces MTKILPNLMTPFVLFSLLLGAAGLTATHFMAVQFQEKIVTQQLDEAANKANLQIDSELDKFKQIPDLLSHDPRLLSYFDSSPQADKISAAQLNQLLFEWSNQSQADTIYIHDPSGTVVASSNYQKPRTFVGENFSFRPYFASAIQGNNTQYVALGARSNVRGYFLSSPLYIDKEIVGVITVKVSLENLENILTSDDFEIVVLDSNQVVFLSSQAPWLYHSLLPLTQQQQTDIALQRQYGQSEISIIEAFRSSSSQSETSNANQPNNLQSNEIRKELTANQLFKLGAFNLYPATISNNQYQVVALKETRAELIKILQIDVIFVVIYSLVMLIAWSWRQTYLAKVALTRLNQNLEQTVDKRTHYLKQSNQQLQQTLFQYQESQSKLKQTEQELTQTAKLAVLGELSASINHEINQPLAALRTYSENSLKLLEMERTDLVKSNLEKMIGLNNTITDIIARLKVFTRKVTKQEHHVANLHQAVNNATSILSALMIKQGITLRLSTVPDDINIAIHPTELEQVLVNLIHNATQALQQQVLEQKILQEQQNLESVDQQASPQIGIEWQMHHNSCQLIIWDNGIGMPDDKLEQLFDPFFTTKPEGLGLGLSISKRIIEAYHGTISANRLEPSGMVFSLSIPLYNDKG; this is translated from the coding sequence GTGACCAAAATACTGCCTAACCTAATGACGCCCTTTGTTTTATTCTCATTGTTATTGGGAGCTGCAGGGCTGACTGCAACCCACTTTATGGCAGTGCAATTCCAAGAAAAAATCGTCACTCAGCAACTCGATGAAGCGGCGAATAAAGCCAATCTACAAATCGATTCTGAACTGGATAAATTCAAACAAATCCCAGATTTGCTCAGCCATGACCCGCGCTTGCTCTCTTATTTTGACTCATCACCACAAGCAGACAAGATTTCCGCTGCGCAGCTCAATCAATTGCTGTTTGAATGGTCGAATCAAAGCCAAGCCGACACCATCTATATTCACGACCCGAGCGGTACTGTGGTCGCTTCCAGTAATTACCAAAAGCCTCGTACCTTTGTAGGTGAGAACTTCTCGTTTCGTCCCTACTTTGCTTCTGCCATTCAAGGTAACAACACACAATATGTCGCGCTAGGCGCTCGTTCGAACGTACGCGGTTATTTTCTGTCTTCACCTCTGTATATCGACAAGGAAATTGTTGGCGTTATCACCGTAAAAGTGAGCTTAGAAAATCTCGAAAACATCCTAACCAGCGACGATTTTGAGATCGTAGTACTCGACTCGAACCAAGTGGTCTTTCTATCAAGCCAAGCTCCATGGCTTTACCATTCATTGTTGCCACTAACGCAGCAACAACAAACGGATATCGCACTTCAACGCCAATACGGTCAAAGCGAAATTTCGATCATCGAAGCCTTTCGCTCTTCAAGCTCTCAGTCAGAAACTAGCAACGCCAATCAGCCTAACAACCTTCAGTCCAATGAAATCCGAAAAGAGCTCACCGCCAACCAGTTATTCAAGCTTGGTGCTTTTAATCTTTACCCCGCTACCATCAGCAACAACCAGTACCAAGTGGTCGCACTAAAAGAGACCAGAGCTGAACTTATTAAAATCTTGCAGATCGATGTCATCTTCGTGGTGATTTACAGCTTGGTGATGCTCATCGCTTGGTCGTGGCGCCAGACTTATCTCGCGAAAGTGGCGTTGACCCGACTCAACCAAAACCTAGAGCAAACCGTTGATAAACGTACCCACTACTTGAAGCAATCCAATCAGCAGCTGCAACAAACCCTTTTTCAATACCAAGAGTCGCAGTCCAAGTTGAAGCAGACAGAACAAGAGCTGACACAAACCGCGAAATTAGCGGTACTCGGCGAGCTGTCAGCCAGCATTAACCACGAAATCAACCAACCGCTTGCAGCACTGCGAACCTACAGTGAAAACAGCTTAAAACTGCTTGAAATGGAACGGACTGATTTGGTCAAAAGCAATCTTGAGAAAATGATTGGCCTCAACAACACCATTACCGACATCATCGCGCGACTCAAAGTCTTTACTCGCAAGGTCACTAAACAAGAGCATCATGTGGCGAACCTGCATCAAGCGGTCAATAACGCCACTAGTATTCTCAGTGCGTTGATGATCAAGCAAGGCATTACGCTAAGGCTAAGCACGGTGCCAGATGACATCAATATTGCGATTCATCCAACCGAACTCGAACAAGTACTAGTGAACCTGATTCACAACGCGACTCAAGCGCTGCAACAACAAGTTCTTGAACAGAAAATCTTGCAGGAGCAACAAAACCTGGAAAGCGTTGACCAACAGGCTAGCCCACAGATAGGCATCGAATGGCAAATGCATCACAACTCTTGTCAGCTGATCATTTGGGATAACGGAATTGGCATGCCGGATGACAAACTAGAACAGCTGTTCGACCCGTTTTTTACCACTAAACCGGAAGGCTTAGGGCTAGGGCTTTCAATATCGAAACGGATTATTGAAGCGTATCACGGCACGATCAGCGCGAACCGGTTAGAGCCTTCAGGCATGGTATTCTCGCTAAGCATCCCGTTATATAACGATAAGGGCTAA
- a CDS encoding type I secretion system permease/ATPase, with the protein MQDPLLNSLLYVSRYYGLANSPEALINGLPLSDGKLTPFLFPRSAERAGLVAKENRSDLEKIPHLILPAVLLLKQGEACVLNSIDLEKQEAEIITAESGMVPIIIPVEELKEQFIGRYFLVKKQFRYDERSPEVLKTRKGHWFWSTIWESKNIYRDVLIASILINIFAIAAPMFTRLVYDKVVPNLAFETLWVLASGIFVVFLFDLLLKLMRSYFIDVAGKKSDILISSKLFSKVLGIRMEAKPASVGAFAKNLQEFESIREFFTSATIGSLIDLPFALMFLALIWLMAGNLVFVPVAGVVILIVYALLIQGPLRRTIEEGSRLASQKYANLIESLAGLETVKLFSAQSQFQFRWEEAVAHMANWNIKSRRITDSIQNTAGFVQQSTNVGMIIFGVYLIAEGELTMGGLIAATMLSGRAIGPLVQLSLLSTRYNQAKSSMTLIEQVMSMPDEQEEGKRYIHRPIIQGHIALDKVTFHYPDSPVASIRDLTLNISPGEKVAIIGRIGSGKTTLERLIMGLYKPTEGHVRIDDTDMEQLHHVDVRRNIGCVPQDSNLFYGSVRDNITLGRPLVDDRDVMDAANRAGVTAFTQQDPAGLERQVGEGGALLSGGQRQSIAIARAFLGRPPVLLMDEPTSAMDNRSEMHIKHQLNQLLPSETLILITHKTSMLDIVDRVIVMEKGCIIADGPKAQVLSDLKQGRVRAVS; encoded by the coding sequence ATGCAAGATCCACTATTGAACTCACTGCTCTACGTTAGCCGGTATTACGGGTTAGCTAACTCGCCCGAAGCGTTGATCAATGGGCTACCACTATCCGATGGAAAGCTAACCCCTTTCCTATTCCCTCGTTCTGCTGAACGAGCAGGATTGGTGGCGAAAGAAAACCGTTCCGACTTAGAAAAGATCCCTCACCTGATTCTGCCTGCGGTTTTACTGCTTAAACAAGGTGAGGCGTGCGTTCTCAACAGTATCGATTTAGAGAAGCAAGAAGCGGAAATCATTACAGCGGAAAGCGGAATGGTGCCAATCATCATTCCTGTCGAAGAGCTGAAAGAACAATTCATCGGCCGCTACTTCTTGGTAAAGAAACAGTTCCGCTATGATGAACGTTCACCAGAGGTTCTAAAAACACGCAAAGGTCATTGGTTTTGGAGCACCATTTGGGAATCTAAAAACATCTACCGAGATGTGTTGATTGCCTCCATTCTGATCAACATCTTCGCGATAGCCGCGCCGATGTTTACACGCTTGGTTTACGACAAGGTAGTACCCAACCTCGCCTTTGAAACTTTGTGGGTGCTAGCGAGTGGTATCTTTGTCGTGTTCCTATTCGATTTGCTGCTCAAATTGATGAGAAGCTACTTCATTGATGTTGCTGGTAAGAAATCCGATATTCTCATTTCCTCCAAGCTGTTCAGTAAAGTACTGGGGATACGTATGGAAGCGAAGCCAGCTTCTGTCGGTGCTTTCGCTAAAAACCTGCAAGAGTTCGAATCCATTCGAGAGTTCTTTACCTCTGCAACCATTGGCTCGTTAATCGACTTACCGTTCGCACTGATGTTCTTAGCGCTCATTTGGCTAATGGCTGGAAACCTTGTATTCGTTCCCGTTGCTGGCGTGGTCATTTTGATCGTCTATGCATTGCTAATCCAAGGCCCACTGCGCCGTACCATTGAGGAAGGCTCTCGTCTTGCTTCGCAGAAGTACGCGAACTTAATCGAGAGTTTGGCAGGGTTAGAGACGGTTAAGCTGTTCAGCGCGCAAAGCCAATTCCAATTCCGTTGGGAAGAAGCGGTTGCTCACATGGCGAATTGGAATATCAAAAGCCGACGCATCACTGACAGCATCCAAAACACCGCCGGCTTTGTTCAGCAAAGTACTAACGTTGGTATGATCATCTTTGGCGTGTATCTAATAGCAGAAGGTGAACTTACGATGGGTGGCTTGATTGCCGCGACTATGTTGAGCGGCCGAGCGATTGGCCCGCTAGTTCAGTTGTCTTTGCTTTCAACTCGTTACAACCAAGCGAAGTCATCAATGACTCTGATTGAGCAAGTGATGTCGATGCCGGATGAACAAGAAGAAGGTAAACGCTACATCCACCGTCCAATTATTCAGGGTCATATCGCGCTAGATAAGGTGACGTTCCACTACCCTGATTCACCAGTGGCTTCTATCAGAGACTTAACCCTCAATATTAGCCCAGGAGAGAAGGTGGCGATCATTGGTCGTATTGGTTCAGGTAAAACCACACTAGAACGTCTGATTATGGGCCTATACAAGCCCACAGAAGGCCATGTACGTATTGATGACACGGATATGGAGCAACTGCATCATGTCGACGTACGACGCAATATAGGCTGTGTGCCGCAAGACAGTAACCTGTTCTACGGTTCGGTAAGAGACAACATTACTTTAGGTCGCCCTTTAGTGGATGACCGTGACGTGATGGATGCAGCGAACCGTGCAGGCGTAACTGCGTTTACTCAGCAAGATCCTGCAGGTTTAGAACGTCAAGTGGGTGAAGGTGGTGCTTTGCTGTCTGGTGGTCAACGTCAGTCAATTGCTATTGCTAGAGCCTTCCTGGGCCGTCCGCCAGTCTTGTTAATGGATGAGCCGACTAGTGCGATGGATAATCGCTCAGAGATGCACATCAAACATCAGCTCAACCAGTTATTGCCAAGCGAGACATTGATTCTTATCACCCACAAAACGTCGATGTTGGACATTGTCGATCGAGTGATCGTAATGGAGAAAGGCTGCATCATTGCCGACGGTCCTAAAGCACAGGTTCTTTCAGACCTTAAACAAGGTCGAGTGAGAGCCGTAAGCTAG
- a CDS encoding bifunctional diguanylate cyclase/phosphodiesterase, with protein MTLYKQLVVGMVAVFILLMTSVFMIEFNTTRGYLEEQQRSEVSNTINTVGLALAPYLEEKDKVAVESVINALFDGSSYSVVRLIFLDSGEDILRSYPVKPTGVPEWFTNLNLFEPVHDRRVITSGWMQLAEVEIVSHPGPAYDQLWQAFIRLLSIFGTIFLLGLVSISWILKRALRPLSLIITKMDQIAKNQFGEPLARPKTKDLTLVVDGINHMSTQVELAFKNQAKEAQKLRERAYIDPVSQLGNRAYYMSQLTQWLEESSLGGLAVLKAEFISEEYDEKGYQEGDALVHQLAEQLQASISSPDITIARISSDEFGFIMPNIDESELKLVASSIVNCIQSLGSDPTGTANPHIALGVTYSNKRKTSTEIMSLVDNALSSAKANRELAYGYVTADDHGAVMGKQQWRMLVEEAIINDLITFRLQAANNAFGKTYHQEVFSAIEKDGVRYGANQYLYALEQLEMSHILDQYVIEKMIEKLNAKEVTSPVAINISPSSISQPSFIRWIGKTLEQNASIAHLLHFEIPENCFINVPHYTALLCNTIRNAEAVFGVDNYGRNFQSLDYINEYRPSYVKLDYLFTHNLDDEKQKFTLTSISRTAHNLGVTTIASRIETQTQLDILSDNYVEVFQGFIVDK; from the coding sequence ATGACTTTATATAAACAGCTTGTGGTCGGGATGGTTGCAGTGTTCATACTGCTGATGACGTCAGTTTTTATGATCGAATTCAATACCACCCGTGGATACTTAGAGGAGCAGCAACGCTCTGAGGTAAGTAATACCATTAATACTGTTGGACTGGCTCTCGCCCCTTACCTAGAAGAAAAGGACAAGGTGGCAGTGGAGTCTGTTATCAACGCCCTGTTTGATGGCAGTTCTTACTCAGTCGTTCGATTGATCTTTCTCGACAGCGGTGAAGACATTCTCCGCTCATACCCTGTAAAGCCAACCGGCGTTCCAGAGTGGTTTACCAACCTAAACCTGTTCGAGCCTGTTCATGACCGCCGCGTGATCACTAGTGGCTGGATGCAACTGGCCGAAGTCGAGATCGTAAGTCACCCAGGCCCTGCCTACGATCAACTTTGGCAAGCATTCATCCGCTTACTGAGCATCTTTGGCACGATCTTCTTGCTCGGTTTGGTGTCTATCTCTTGGATCCTTAAGCGTGCTTTACGCCCGCTGTCGTTGATCATTACGAAGATGGATCAGATCGCCAAGAATCAGTTTGGCGAACCACTGGCTCGTCCAAAGACAAAAGATCTGACCTTGGTTGTCGATGGTATCAACCACATGTCGACTCAAGTTGAACTGGCATTTAAAAACCAAGCGAAAGAAGCTCAGAAGTTACGTGAAAGAGCGTATATTGACCCTGTATCTCAGCTAGGTAACCGTGCTTACTACATGTCTCAGTTAACTCAATGGTTAGAAGAGTCGAGCTTAGGTGGTTTAGCGGTACTTAAAGCGGAGTTTATTAGTGAAGAGTACGATGAAAAGGGCTATCAAGAAGGTGATGCCTTGGTTCATCAACTGGCTGAACAGCTGCAAGCTTCAATCTCATCTCCAGATATCACCATCGCTCGTATTTCTAGTGACGAGTTCGGTTTCATCATGCCAAACATTGATGAGAGCGAACTGAAACTTGTCGCGAGCAGCATCGTAAACTGTATCCAGAGCCTAGGTTCAGACCCAACAGGCACTGCGAACCCACATATTGCTCTTGGTGTGACATACAGCAACAAGCGTAAAACCAGTACTGAAATCATGTCGCTGGTGGATAACGCACTCTCAAGTGCCAAGGCGAATCGAGAGCTTGCTTACGGCTACGTAACCGCAGACGATCACGGCGCTGTGATGGGCAAACAACAATGGCGCATGTTGGTCGAAGAGGCAATCATCAACGACCTCATTACCTTCCGTCTGCAGGCTGCAAACAATGCCTTTGGTAAAACGTATCACCAAGAAGTATTCTCTGCGATTGAAAAAGATGGTGTGCGTTACGGTGCCAATCAGTACTTATACGCGCTAGAACAGCTTGAAATGAGCCACATTCTCGACCAATACGTTATCGAGAAGATGATTGAAAAGCTCAATGCAAAAGAAGTAACCAGCCCTGTCGCTATTAATATTTCACCAAGCAGTATTTCTCAACCAAGCTTCATCCGTTGGATCGGTAAGACGCTTGAACAGAATGCTTCAATCGCGCACCTGTTGCACTTTGAGATTCCAGAAAATTGCTTCATCAACGTTCCGCACTACACGGCACTCTTGTGTAACACCATTCGCAACGCTGAAGCGGTGTTTGGTGTCGATAACTACGGACGTAACTTCCAATCACTGGATTACATCAACGAATACCGTCCAAGCTATGTGAAGCTAGATTACCTGTTCACACATAACCTTGATGACGAAAAACAGAAGTTCACCTTAACGTCGATCTCTAGAACCGCTCACAACCTAGGCGTCACCACCATCGCGTCTCGAATAGAAACTCAGACTCAGCTAGATATCCTGTCTGATAACTACGTAGAAGTGTTCCAAGGCTTCATTGTTGATAAATAG
- a CDS encoding transglutaminase-like cysteine peptidase — protein sequence MKSRISLLLLVLTSFTSVALNKSDQRWIDAVTKTYGDRAGKRVATWRSNMTSYDGLSEKEKLRSVNQFFNQMYFVDDNILWGKNDYWATPLEFLGSNAGDCEDFTIAKYFSLLELGVPDKKLRLVYVKALELNQFHMVLAYYSTPSAEPLILDNLNPEIKRGSKRPDLRPIYSFNGKNLWLIKSAAGSGKLAGKSSRLSLWNDLRSRERSLKLNKPIINYDE from the coding sequence ATGAAGTCTCGGATTTCGCTATTGCTGCTAGTCCTCACCTCTTTTACCTCTGTGGCGCTCAACAAGAGCGACCAACGGTGGATAGATGCGGTGACCAAAACCTACGGCGATAGAGCCGGAAAGCGAGTGGCGACATGGCGCTCAAATATGACGTCATACGACGGATTAAGTGAAAAAGAGAAACTCAGGTCGGTAAACCAGTTCTTCAACCAGATGTACTTTGTCGATGACAACATACTGTGGGGAAAGAATGACTACTGGGCAACACCACTGGAATTTTTAGGCAGCAACGCCGGTGATTGTGAAGACTTCACTATCGCAAAATACTTCTCTTTGCTTGAACTGGGCGTCCCAGATAAGAAATTACGATTAGTGTACGTAAAAGCACTGGAGCTAAACCAGTTCCACATGGTGTTGGCGTACTACTCAACACCGAGTGCAGAGCCACTAATTTTGGACAACTTAAACCCTGAAATTAAACGCGGTTCCAAACGCCCAGATCTACGACCAATTTACAGTTTCAACGGTAAAAACCTTTGGTTGATCAAGTCGGCGGCAGGCAGCGGCAAGTTGGCAGGGAAATCTTCAAGATTGAGCTTATGGAACGACTTACGTTCACGTGAGCGCTCTCTAAAATTAAACAAACCCATTATCAATTACGATGAGTAG
- the pdxH gene encoding pyridoxamine 5'-phosphate oxidase: MELTDIRREYAKGGLRRKDLAADPIEQFNLWLEQAIEAKLTDPTAMTVATVDENGQPFQRIVLLKNVDKDGFVFYTNLGSRKAHQLEHNSKISLHFPWHPLERQVHITGTAEKLTAMENMKYFSSRPKESQLAAIASKQSSRISARGILEGKYLELKQKFAKGEIPVPSFWGGFRVRVDSIEFWQGGEHRLHDRFLFSRQDNSWDIDRLAP, encoded by the coding sequence ATGGAACTGACAGATATTCGTCGCGAATACGCTAAGGGTGGATTGAGACGTAAAGACTTGGCCGCAGACCCGATTGAGCAATTCAATCTATGGCTAGAGCAAGCCATTGAAGCGAAGTTGACGGACCCTACTGCCATGACAGTTGCTACGGTTGATGAAAATGGTCAGCCATTCCAACGCATTGTTCTGCTGAAGAATGTTGATAAAGACGGGTTCGTTTTTTACACCAACTTAGGTAGCCGTAAAGCGCACCAGCTTGAGCACAACAGCAAAATCAGTTTGCACTTCCCTTGGCATCCACTTGAGCGACAAGTTCATATTACGGGCACGGCTGAAAAGCTGACCGCTATGGAAAATATGAAGTACTTCTCGTCACGTCCAAAAGAGAGCCAATTGGCCGCGATTGCAAGTAAGCAGAGTAGCCGCATCTCAGCGCGTGGGATTTTAGAAGGTAAGTATCTAGAGCTTAAACAGAAGTTTGCCAAAGGAGAGATTCCTGTGCCTTCTTTCTGGGGTGGTTTCCGTGTACGTGTAGATAGCATCGAGTTTTGGCAGGGTGGTGAACACCGCTTGCACGACCGTTTCTTGTTCTCTCGCCAAGACAATAGTTGGGATATTGATCGCCTAGCACCTTAG